A region of the Carya illinoinensis cultivar Pawnee chromosome 16, C.illinoinensisPawnee_v1, whole genome shotgun sequence genome:
TCTCGTCAACTATGGGAATTACTTAACTCCATGTTCAGCTCCCTTTCTCAGGCAAAAGAATTTTAGATAAGATTCCAACTCACAAACCTCTCCCGTGGTGATCAATCTATCTCAGAATATTGTAAGGCCCGTTTGTTATCTGATACTTTAACCACCACTGGTACTCCCTTTTCCAACAAAGAGTTTTTCACATATCTCTTAAATGGACTCGGTCCAGCCTACGAAAACTTCATAACTTCAATCACTACTTGCACAGATCCCATAACTTCCATTGAGTTATATCATCTTCTGCTCATACAAGAAAATCACATGTTCCATAACTcaaaaaatttttcaaactctcttGAACCCTTTGCACATCTTACCTCTGGACCTCGTGATCCTAGAGGAAGATCTTCCTACAGGGGAAATCGTTTTCAACGAGGTCACTCTTGTGGTTCCCAAAATCGTGGCCATTTTCCTCAAACTTCCTCTTCCAGCTCGCAACCTTACTCCCAGAACAAACCCACATGCCAAGTCTGTAGCAAACCAGGTCACGTAGCACTTCAATGTCACTACCGTTTTGATCGTGCCTACCAATATGAGCCTCCCCGTTCCTTCTCAGCCAATTACACCACTTCTTCTGCTATACCCGATTCTTCTTGGTATCCAGATTCTGCAGCAACACACCACATAACTCATGAtctttctcatctcaatatttcATTAGAACGACATGATGGACCTGAGCAGATTCGCTTGGGAAACGGAATTGGCTTGCCTATCAGCAACATTGGTGAATCTTCCATCCAATCACACTCCTTTTCTTTTACTCTATCTAATTTTCTTCATGTTCCTGAAGTCACTAAAAACCTTGTTTCCATTTCTCAAATTTGTACTGACAATCACTacttttttgaatttcattctACCCATTTTTTGGTCAAGGACAAGTTGACAGGAAAGCTCCTCATCAGCAGACCTCTTCGTGATGGCCTCTACCAATTTCCACCACCATCACCTTCCTTCTGTCCATCTGCACATATCGGCATTATGGTTCCCTTCGGACAGTGGCACAAGCGATTGGGCCACCCTTTACTCAATCTTGTTTCTCACATCCTCAACACCAACTGTTTGCCTTATTTTTCCAAAGATTCGAACTTTACTTGTTACGATTGTCCAGTTGCAAAAGTATGTCAATTACCTTTCTATCCTAGTAATATCCGGACTTCAAAGCCTCTTGAACTCTTATGGGCTGATGTATGGGGCCCTGCCCCTTTAATCTCACGAAATGGTTTTCATTATTATCTATCCATTGTTGATCATTATATAAGATTCACGTGGCTTTTTCTCTTAAATTGAAGTTCGATGTGCTAcatgaatttaattcattcattATCTTTGTTGAACGATTTTTTAACACCAAAATCATAACTATCCAAACTGATGCTTGTGGGGAATTTTGCCTTTTAACTAACCTATCCAAAGAGAGGGTCTCGCACACTATAATACATTGTAGAGAATTCCTGCATGTTCTTTTTTCTTACTCTGTTATGTTAATATGGATATCTTCTTCTCTTGCTCTTATCTAATTCAGTTTGTAATCCTCTGCATCTCTCTTCTTCAGCATTTACAAACACAAATCACCCTCCCATCCCAAACTTCCACCCGGTAGAAGAGGATGGCCAATCATTAGCAAAACTTTGGAATACGGCAAGGCTTGCAAAATTGGGGAACCAGAAAAGTTCATACTTGATAGAATGAGCAATTACTCAACGGACTTGTTCCAAACCTCCTTGTTTGGAGAGAATCTTCTTGTGTTTTGTGGCGCTTCTAGGAACAAGCTCATGTTTTCAAGTGCAAACAAGCATGTCACCCCAAGGTGGCCACGCTCCATAAGTGCAGCTCTGAACTTTCCTTCTGATAGGGGATTTCGTCAGGATGACCTCGCCAAATTACGAGCATTAATGATCCCTGAGTTTCTCAAACCAGAGGCTCTACAGCGCTTCTTACCTATAATTGATTCCATGGTGAAAGAACACTTGGAGATAGCTTGGTCTCCTTATAATGAAGTGAAGGTTCTCCCACTGACAAAGGAGTACACCATTGCAGTTACTTGTTGGGTGTTAGTAAATATAAAAGATCTGGAGCATATAAATAGATTTGCCAATCTCTTTGGTCTTCTTACAAAGGGCGTTTTATCTGCTCTTATTAAACTTCAAGGCACAACTTTCAGTCGTGCTGTTAGAGAAGGCAAGTTTCTCCATGAAGAGTTCCTTGCCAtcattagagagagaaagatggaGTTGTTAGAGAAGAAAGGGCCAACAAAAGAAGACCTGCTGAGTCACATGCTCCTAATGACAAATCATGAGAACGACAAAGGAATGAACGATAAGTTGATCGCTTAACAGATTATAGGGTTTATCATCGGCAGCTACATTAAAAAAAGTTCAACAATTACATCCATACTGAGATATCTGGCAGAGTTTCCAAACGTCTATAACAAGGTCTTAAAAAGGTAACAACATTCTTGACATGATCTCTAATGCATATAACAGCAAACCCAAGGCATGTGTCTTTAATTTCATGCAGCTCATCAAATCCACGGGGTAGTTTtggtttgaaattgaaaattctcaaatgCCAACACATAAATGTTTGCTAATCTAAGAGATATGAGAGTAGAGGTTatcttttaattgtttgatAGAACAAATGGAGATAGCAACCTATGCAAAGGTCCAGGCGAGTTGTTGAGTTGGGAGGATATTCAGAAGATGAAGTATTCATGGAATGTGATATGTGAAGTAATGAGGTTAGCACCACCTAGTTAAGGAGCTTTCAGAGAGGTCACAACTGAGTTCACATATACAGGTTCTACAACTCCAAAAGGATGGAAGGTACGTAAGAATTGATCTTCTATGCATGCAAGCCAATCTAGGAGATGATATTCAAAATTATTGTGATGCATGTTTggcttttgatttttatttatctcaCTCTATGGTTTAATTTGTAGGCTTACTAGACTGTAGCTTCAACacaaaaaaatcctaaatattttccaaatccaGAAAAGTTTGATCCTTCAAGATTTGAAGGGAGTGGGCTTGCACCATACACTTTTGTACCATTTGGAAGAGGACCTCACATGTTCATTGGGAAGGAATATTCACGATTAGAGATACTTACTTTCATTCATAACGTGGTGACCAAATACAAATGGGAGAAAGTAAATCCGAATGAAAAGATTATATTCAAACCAGTACCTTCTCTTGTGAACGGTCTTCTTGTTTGCCTTGAACCTCTAATTAAGAattagaagaataaaataattggcgACTCATCCATACATGCATGTATGCTTAGTAAATTAATCAAGTTGGTTATAATAGATGCAACTTACAATAAGAGTTATGCCTTCAGCGAGATCATTGTATATATGTTGATAATCTATTGATATGCAGGCCTTGaacctttaattaatttttatctagtagttccttttttctattttttattttttaccgtTTATTTCTTGGACATGTTGAACAGTGGAAACATCTTAAGCTAGTGCATGCTCTATCGTGTTATAAGAGGCCTTGGACCTTTGCAAGTTTTGCAAGGACACGCACAAGGGATCCCCTTGGGCTTGGAGGCATTGGGTAGCCAGTAGGGCCTCTTAATTAGTTGGGACCGACCATTGTATTGCAAATGGGGCCTCTCGGCTGATCCAGTCTGCAGTTTTATGGACTTGTCTTAATGAGTACTGTACTGTCAATACACATGCCCATGCTTTCATTTTTGTTATTCCATTACCAGTGAGCTTTCGAGAAGGATCTCTCGATAGCATTCCTTTTAAGTTGTAGCCAGGTGTATTCATAAGTtgccgagaaaaaaaaaaaaaaaaaaaaagtgcaggaGAAGCTTGATCACAATTACAAAAGATTGATCACTTTGGAGAGAAGTATCGTGTTAGACAAATTCCAAATCAagttattagatttttttaaccTCTAGCTAGGAATTGGCTCAAATGGTAAAGGCATTGATCTTGTGGTATGCTTCCTCCATGTGATATATGGTTTAAGTCCTCTTGGATGCAAGCAATTTTTAGGGATCATTTACTCTTAAATTACCAAAGGTTAACTTGCAGAAAACTCATTGTCGAGAGCTTATGCACACTCGAAATTAGTTAAGACTTTGTTCTCGGATATCTggtatcaataaaaaaaaaaaaaagtgatttgattttcataattattaaaatatttaacttatctTATCTCCACGTAAattctctataaataggaccatatgctttgtatttaattACAATTAAGAATAATAAAGATATAGTCATCTAAGTCTCCCTCGTTTCCGTAGCTCATTCCCTCTTCTCCATCTCAATTTATGCCattctttatattttgtatCGCATTGAGTAATGGAAGACGTACGTGGTCTCACCAGCTAGTAATTAATTAGCAACCCAAGTGTAATCCCGGCCctcctctatatatatagctggCAATGTAATGCATGCATTTTAAGTGCTAGCTGTTGGTTTATTTGGAATTTGGTACACAGGCCACCACTCTCCCAAGAtattctgtatatatatatatatatgcatctttCCTTCTAATTATGCATATAATTCTTTGTTTTAAGTTATCTGATCTATGTACGTGTATATACATATGTTCAAGAGAAGTAATCCCATATATAATTAAAGGAAGACCTCCCTCTCTTATTATTTCTTTCAGAagcattaatattataaaaataaataaattttaaattcacaaCAGACTCAGTGCTAGCTACTGGTACAAATTCTCAcattcaataattaatattttatattaaggaTGCATGAATGATCAACATTATTAGTTATTACGACATTTATAATGACAACTTCATGCACCTcgatatatatatcaataagcatgcatgcatgcatgcatgcatactcCACTTCATCACTTTCTTAATTTGCAGTGATCCATCGATGATCGATATAGAACGAACAAGTATTTGCATgctttgatcatatatataattcttcGTTCatggattaattatatatattatatattaagggATCAAAGAGATTTAATTCTCCTTCGATCGAGAACAAGTTTAATTAACTAGATCTAATGGTTTTTCTCCTTACGAAGAAAATGTTGtgtcagaatatttaaaaacatactCACACATAAAATagagataatatttaagtggttcaatAACTTACTTATATCTAAGTGGAAACAAACgatttcaatatatttatataaaattataaacactcacatataatctttttatctcTCAAACGACACTCTTCTCTTTGTTTCCTCCACCCTCTACCTTTAGGGCGCACTCCTGCCTTAGTCACTCACCTATATGAGGTTGGCTTACACTATTATATGCAAATAGCCTCTTTTTAGAAAGCAAACAACCATAATTCTTTCTTGACCAAAAGAGAGTTAATTTCCAGCCGTTATCCTTAAGCAGCTTCTTTTGGATGTGGGATGACTGCTGTTCACACCTGGGACTAGGGGGTTTTCAACAGAAAAGCCTATGTACGTCAATTCGTGTACTCTCTTACTACAATCCTAACTGGCCTATTGATAGGCTGGCCTCAGGCCAGCTggaaattgtatattatatttatcacacattaataattaattaatataaatccaacatctcatataaatttttaataaaaattttatgtactgttatttttatgtattttttatttattctaataatataattagttatatattaaaaaaattaatctaactaattatatcaataaaatgtataaaaaatacataaaaataattataaataataatacttaaattttaataccagaatattataatatattggtAATCTTAGTGTCGGGATAAGTGGTCATTAATAGTACTCCAGAATTGATAACCTTCGATCTACAGTTGATCGATCTACGGCTCTTTTGAGTACAtgttagatattaaaatgatataagatgagataaattgaaataaattataaatagtaataaaattattgagttgagatgagatataataaattttaaaaattttgtgtttggtTTAAGAAGTAatcagatgagataattttaactttttagagATTTAATAAATATGAGTCCTACTAATTATTGCATAGtatttataagaattttgtaataatagtaattacctactcaaatttaattttttataatatctttcataataatattataaaatgacaatatttttattaaattatattaatttcataatatttgttTCTCATGAAAATGTGATAGATTTTGtcgttttgtgaaaataaattcaaaacaatcttcatatttttatttaaccgTTTGGATAAGAGATGATTTTTCCATACAaagtaagatgagatggtttcatCTCACCTCTGTATGCAAAGGGCTCCTAAATGGTGCTTGTTGACTACTAACAGTCAACCCCACATTCTTAATTAGTTTTATAGTTTAGGGTAGGGTTTATatggtgagatgagataaaataattttaaatgaaaattgaaagttgaataaatattgttagaatattattttttttttaaatttgaaaattttgaattatttattatattttatatagaaatttgataaagttgtaatgattagataaaataaaatgtaatgaGATAAAACACTTTTACTGTCAAAACGAGACAATTTGAGTATTCTGTCTGAAGTTTGTAACGTTCTCTTAAAAAAACTTTGACAAGAAATTACAATGACTATTTATTGGAAacttccataaaaattttgatgtgaatgcatgcatcatgttttgGCTATTTATATTCTAAATCTGCTCAGCTGGTAGCAGCCCACAACCACCAATACCATTAACTTCATTACTTCTCATACGTATTCCATGTTGAAGAAGAGATATGGATATCTTCTTCTCGAGCTTGTATCTAATTCAGTTTGTAATCCTATGCATCTCTCTTCTTCTCATCATCTTCAGCATTTACAAACGCAAATCACCCTCCCCCAAACTTCCACCCGGTAGAAGAGGATGGCCAATTGTTGGCGAAACTTTGGAATATGTCAGGGCCTGCAAAAGTGGTGAACCAGAAAAGTTCATAATCGATAGAATGAGCAATTACTCAACAGAAGTGTTCCAAACCTCCTTGTTTGGAGAGAATCTTCTTGTGTTTTGCGGTGCTTCTGGGAACAAGTTCATGTTTTCAAGTGCAAACAAGCATGTCACCCCATGGTGGCCACGCTCCATAAGTGCAGCTCTGAATTTTCCTTCTGACATGGCATTTCTTAAGGACGACATCGCCAAATTACGAGCAATGCTCCCAGAGTTTCTCAAACCAGAGGCTCTACAGCGCTACATACCTATAATGGATTCCATGGCGAAAGAACACTTGGAGACATCTTGGTCTCCTTATAATGAAGTGATGGTTTTCCCACTAACAAAGGAGTACACCATTGCAGTTGCTTGTCGGGTgttcataaatataaaagatttgGAGCATATAACCAGATTTTCCAATCTCTTTAGTCTTATTACAAAGGGCATTTTATCTGCTCCTATTAAACTTCCAGGTACAGCTTTTAGTCATGCTGTTAGAGAAGGCAAGCTTCTCCACGAAGAGTTCCTTGGCATAATTAGAGACAGAAAGATGGAATTGTTAGAGAAAAAAGTGCCAGCAAAAGAAGATCTGCTGAGTCGCATGCTCCTAGTGACAGATCATGAGAACGGCAGAGGAATGAACGAGAAGTTGATTGCTTCTCAAATTATAGGGTTTTTCATCGGCAGCTA
Encoded here:
- the LOC122299030 gene encoding beta-amyrin 28-monooxygenase-like — its product is MSNYSTDLFQTSLFGENLLVFCGASRNKLMFSSANKHVTPRWPRSISAALNFPSDRGFRQDDLAKLRALMIPEFLKPEALQRFLPIIDSMVKEHLEIAWSPYNEVKVLPLTKEYTIAVTCWVLVNIKDLEHINRFANLFGLLTKGVLSALIKLQGTTFSRAVREGKFLHEEFLAIIRERKMELLEKKGPTKEDLLSHMLLMTNHENDKGMNDKLIA
- the LOC122299529 gene encoding beta-amyrin 28-monooxygenase-like — protein: MDIFFSSLYLIQFVILCISLLLIIFSIYKRKSPSPKLPPGRRGWPIVGETLEYVRACKSGEPEKFIIDRMSNYSTEVFQTSLFGENLLVFCGASGNKFMFSSANKHVTPWWPRSISAALNFPSDMAFLKDDIAKLRAMLPEFLKPEALQRYIPIMDSMAKEHLETSWSPYNEVMVFPLTKEYTIAVACRVFINIKDLEHITRFSNLFSLITKGILSAPIKLPGTAFSHAVREGKLLHEEFLGIIRDRKMELLEKKVPAKEDLLSRMLLVTDHENGRGMNEKLIASQIIGFFIGSYITTSSTITSILRYLAEFPNVYNKVLKEQMEIAKSKGPGELLSWEDIKKMKYSWNVACEAMRLAPPIQGAFREVTTEFTYAGSTIPKGWKAYWTVASTHKNPKYFPDPEKFDPSRFEGNGPAPYTFVPFGGGPHMCLGKEYSRLEILTFIHNVVTKYKWEKVNANEKIVFNPAPSPVNGLLVRIEPLIKN